From one Caldichromatium japonicum genomic stretch:
- a CDS encoding HlyC/CorC family transporter, which produces MNESSLAGPLLALLVLIALSGFFSGSETALLTFNRYRLKHLAERGHRGAHLAQRLIERPDRLIGLILLGNNFVNIMASSLATVIAIEVGGEAVIGIAAGLLTLVILIFSEVAPKTYATLHPERLAFAAAYVYTPLLKLLYPIVWLVNLFANSLLRLAGVIHQGAPPTDLSREELRTVVSEAGAMIPERSRSMLLAILDLENATVEDIMIPRHEIEGINLEDSEDEIIQTLRLTSYTRLPLYEGSIDNVIGLLHARNALHVLLNHGLNKEALRAIAREPYFVPEGTRLYQQMLNFQRARQQIGLVVDEYGDIQGLITMTDLLEEIVGEFTTDPADRISEIHRAEDGSALVDAAISVRELNRALHLDLPTDGPKTLNGWLLEYLETIPEPGTSIRVGDHALEVVQTADSGVKTVKIVPLTTPPQQVHD; this is translated from the coding sequence GTGAACGAATCTTCGCTCGCTGGCCCTTTACTCGCCCTCCTGGTCCTGATCGCCCTCTCGGGTTTTTTTTCGGGCTCAGAGACCGCGCTCCTCACCTTCAACCGCTATCGGTTGAAACATCTCGCCGAGCGCGGACATCGTGGGGCCCATCTCGCCCAACGCCTGATCGAGCGCCCCGACCGGTTGATCGGTCTGATCCTGCTCGGCAATAACTTTGTCAATATCATGGCCTCGTCGCTGGCGACGGTGATCGCCATTGAGGTTGGCGGCGAGGCAGTGATCGGGATCGCTGCCGGCCTCCTGACGCTCGTGATCCTGATCTTTTCCGAGGTCGCACCCAAGACCTATGCCACGCTGCACCCCGAGCGCCTGGCCTTTGCCGCGGCCTATGTCTATACCCCCCTATTAAAGCTGCTCTATCCGATCGTCTGGCTGGTCAATCTCTTCGCCAACAGCCTCTTACGTCTGGCAGGGGTGATCCACCAGGGTGCCCCGCCGACCGACCTCAGCCGCGAGGAGCTGCGCACCGTCGTCAGTGAGGCGGGGGCGATGATCCCCGAACGCAGCCGCTCGATGCTGCTCGCCATCCTGGATCTCGAAAACGCGACCGTCGAGGACATCATGATCCCCCGCCATGAGATCGAGGGGATCAATCTCGAGGACAGCGAGGATGAGATCATCCAAACCCTGCGGCTGACTAGCTATACCCGCCTGCCGCTCTATGAGGGCAGCATCGATAATGTCATCGGCCTCCTCCATGCCCGCAATGCCTTACATGTCTTGTTGAACCATGGACTGAACAAGGAGGCGCTGCGCGCCATCGCCCGCGAGCCCTATTTCGTCCCCGAGGGGACCAGGCTCTATCAGCAGATGCTCAATTTTCAGCGGGCGCGCCAACAGATCGGTCTAGTGGTTGATGAATACGGCGACATCCAGGGGCTGATCACTATGACCGATCTCTTGGAGGAGATCGTCGGTGAGTTTACAACCGATCCCGCTGATCGCATCTCTGAGATCCATCGCGCCGAGGATGGGAGCGCCCTGGTCGATGCGGCGATCAGCGTGCGCGAGCTCAATCGCGCCCTCCATCTCGATCTGCCGACCGATGGACCCAAGACGCTCAACGGCTGGCTTCTGGAGTATCTCGAGACCATCCCTGAGCCGGGGACCAGCATTCGGGTGGGGGATCATGCCCTAGAGGTCGTCCAGACGGCGGACAGCGGGGTGAAGACGGTCAAGATCGTTCCCCTGACCACTCCCCCCCAGCAGGTCCATGACTGA
- the clpA gene encoding ATP-dependent Clp protease ATP-binding subunit ClpA: MLSKELEYTLNRAFREARAKHHEYITVEHMLLSLLSDPSAARVLRACGADSERLRREITAFIDETTPRIPPNEDRDTQPTLGFQRVLQRAVFHVQSAGKKEVTGANLLVAIFSEQDSQAVYFLHQQDITRLDVVNYISHGISKVPGENQPEENPAAEQDEARAEERENTSPLESFATNLNELARIGRIDPLIGRTREIERTIQILCRRRKNNPLFVGEAGVGKTAIAEGLAKKIVDDEVPEVLANAVIYALDLGGLVAGTKYRGDFEKRLKSVLAQLKRQPNAILFIDEIHTLIGAGAASGGVMDASNLIKPVLASGELRCIGSTTYQEYRGIFEKDRALARRFQKIDIEEPSVEETIEILKGLKSRFELHHQVSYTQPALRAAAELSARYINDRHLPDKAIDVIDEAGAAVQLLPASKRKKRIDIADVEAIVAKIARIPPKRVSLSDAEALKNLDRDLKMVVFGQDEAIEVLTSAIRMNRAGLGHLEKPIGSFLFTGPTGVGKTEVTRQLARILGMELLRFDMSEYMERHTVSRLIGAPPGYVGFDQGGLLTEAINKHTHAVLLLDEIEKAHPDVFNLLLQVMDHGTLTDNNGRKADFRNVVLVMTTNAGAEEISRRSIGFTEQDHSTDGLEALKRYFTPEFRNRLDAVVQFKPLSPETILNVVNKFIFELEQQLEEKKVALLVDQDVRQWLADTGYDPKMGARPMARVIQQHIKRPLASELLFGELVNGGRVRLLMRDGRLAFEINGQLRDLKEAAEDLSV; the protein is encoded by the coding sequence ATGCTGAGCAAAGAACTCGAATACACCTTAAACCGGGCCTTCCGCGAGGCACGCGCCAAGCATCACGAGTACATCACCGTAGAGCATATGCTCCTATCGCTGCTCAGCGATCCCAGTGCTGCGCGGGTGCTGCGGGCCTGCGGTGCCGATTCCGAGCGGCTGCGGCGCGAGATCACAGCCTTCATCGACGAGACCACACCGCGCATCCCGCCCAATGAGGACCGGGATACGCAGCCGACCCTAGGGTTTCAGCGCGTCCTCCAGCGCGCCGTTTTCCATGTGCAATCGGCGGGCAAAAAGGAGGTCACCGGCGCCAATCTCTTGGTCGCCATCTTCAGCGAACAGGATTCACAGGCAGTCTATTTCTTGCATCAGCAGGACATCACCCGCCTAGATGTCGTGAATTACATCTCGCATGGGATCTCCAAGGTCCCAGGCGAAAACCAACCCGAGGAGAACCCCGCGGCGGAACAAGATGAGGCGCGCGCTGAGGAGCGGGAAAATACCAGTCCGCTGGAGAGCTTTGCCACCAATCTCAATGAGCTGGCGCGCATCGGTCGTATCGACCCGCTGATCGGACGCACGCGCGAGATCGAGCGTACCATCCAGATCCTGTGCCGGCGGCGCAAAAATAATCCGTTGTTCGTCGGTGAGGCAGGGGTTGGCAAGACGGCGATCGCCGAGGGGCTGGCGAAAAAGATCGTCGATGACGAGGTCCCAGAGGTCTTGGCCAATGCCGTGATCTATGCCCTGGATCTCGGCGGTCTGGTGGCGGGGACCAAGTATCGCGGCGATTTTGAAAAACGCCTGAAATCTGTGCTCGCCCAGCTCAAGCGCCAACCCAATGCCATCCTGTTCATCGACGAGATCCATACCCTGATCGGCGCAGGCGCCGCCTCGGGCGGTGTCATGGACGCCTCCAACCTGATCAAGCCAGTCTTGGCTTCGGGCGAACTTAGATGCATCGGCTCGACCACCTATCAGGAATACCGCGGGATCTTTGAAAAGGACCGGGCGCTCGCCCGCCGCTTCCAGAAGATCGACATCGAGGAGCCCTCGGTCGAAGAGACCATCGAGATCCTCAAGGGTCTGAAATCCCGCTTCGAATTGCATCATCAGGTCAGTTATACACAGCCGGCGCTGCGCGCGGCAGCTGAGCTCTCGGCCCGCTATATCAATGACCGGCATCTGCCCGACAAGGCGATCGACGTCATCGATGAGGCCGGCGCCGCCGTTCAGCTCCTGCCTGCCTCCAAGCGCAAAAAGCGCATCGATATCGCCGACGTCGAGGCGATCGTCGCTAAGATTGCCCGCATCCCGCCCAAGCGGGTCTCGCTGTCGGATGCCGAGGCGCTCAAAAACCTCGATCGCGACCTCAAGATGGTGGTCTTTGGCCAGGACGAGGCGATCGAGGTCTTGACCTCCGCCATCCGCATGAACCGGGCGGGCTTGGGGCATCTCGAAAAGCCCATCGGCTCCTTCCTGTTTACCGGACCGACCGGCGTGGGCAAGACCGAGGTCACCCGCCAGCTCGCCCGGATCCTGGGGATGGAGCTTCTGCGCTTCGACATGTCCGAATACATGGAGCGTCATACGGTCTCGCGTCTGATCGGCGCACCGCCCGGCTATGTGGGTTTCGATCAGGGCGGGCTGCTCACCGAGGCGATCAATAAACACACGCATGCGGTGCTCCTGCTCGATGAGATCGAAAAGGCGCATCCGGATGTCTTCAACCTGCTCTTACAGGTCATGGATCATGGGACGCTCACCGACAACAACGGGCGCAAGGCCGATTTCCGCAATGTGGTCCTGGTCATGACCACCAATGCCGGGGCCGAGGAGATCTCGCGCCGCTCGATCGGCTTTACTGAACAGGATCACTCGACCGATGGTCTAGAGGCGCTTAAGCGTTATTTCACACCTGAGTTTCGCAACCGGCTCGATGCCGTCGTCCAATTCAAACCCTTAAGCCCTGAGACCATCCTGAATGTCGTCAACAAGTTCATCTTCGAGCTCGAACAGCAGCTCGAAGAGAAAAAGGTGGCACTCCTGGTCGATCAGGACGTCCGGCAGTGGCTTGCCGATACCGGCTATGACCCCAAGATGGGCGCCCGCCCCATGGCGCGGGTCATCCAGCAGCACATCAAAAGGCCGCTGGCCAGTGAGCTCTTGTTCGGCGAGCTGGTCAACGGCGGACGGGTGCGTCTCCTGATGCGCGATGGCCGCCTGGCATTCGAGATCAACGGGCAGCTGCGCGACCTCAAGGAGGCCGCAGAAGACTTGAGCGTCTAA
- a CDS encoding AmpG family muropeptide MFS transporter, with product MTEGVRAQRATLVPGCWWGELLDWRLVGIFLLGFSAGLPFLLIFSSLSLWLREAGIERSAITLFSWAALGYSFKFVWAPLIDTLPLPYLSARLGRRRAWLLTAQIAIIAAIVLMALTDPAAGEGHLLRMAIGSVLLGFSAATQDIAIDAYRIESAPPRLQALMSSSYIAGYRVGMLVSGAGALFLAAAFGSELNAYSYPAWRLTYLIMAGLMGIGVVTTTLVIREPEVSQGLVSQGVREHLRLVLIFGAAIAAFASGFWGGGILLDGIRPAFAVPWLVGVAFEGLRLLAGLSSALLAAWLLVRVGVAERSMLKRIWIAPVLDFFRRYGLKTALLLLALIGLYRISDILLGVIANVFYQDLGFSKPQIATAVKTFGVFVGIAGGVLGGILAARYGVWRILMAGAILSAATNLIFIALAQMGPELGLLYLAVGADNLAGGLAGAAFVAFLSSLTNVSFTAMQYAIFSSLMTFIPKLIGGYTGAMVDGLGYPAFFVFTALAGLPVIALIWGAGRLLATK from the coding sequence ATGACTGAGGGCGTCAGGGCCCAGAGGGCGACCCTGGTGCCAGGGTGCTGGTGGGGCGAGCTGCTCGACTGGCGTCTCGTCGGCATATTCCTGCTCGGCTTTTCCGCGGGGCTGCCCTTTCTGTTGATCTTTTCCTCGCTGTCGCTGTGGCTGCGCGAGGCGGGGATCGAGCGCAGTGCAATCACCCTGTTCAGTTGGGCAGCGCTTGGGTATTCGTTTAAGTTTGTCTGGGCGCCCCTGATCGATACCCTGCCCCTGCCCTATCTCAGCGCGCGCCTGGGGCGGCGGCGGGCGTGGCTGCTGACCGCCCAGATCGCGATCATTGCCGCGATCGTGCTGATGGCGCTCACCGATCCCGCCGCCGGGGAGGGCCACTTGCTCAGGATGGCGATCGGCTCCGTGCTGCTCGGCTTTTCTGCCGCGACCCAAGACATCGCCATCGATGCCTATCGGATCGAATCGGCACCGCCCAGGCTGCAGGCGCTGATGTCCTCGAGCTATATCGCGGGATACCGGGTGGGGATGCTGGTCTCGGGTGCCGGTGCCCTTTTCCTGGCCGCGGCCTTTGGCTCAGAGCTCAATGCCTACAGCTATCCAGCCTGGCGTCTGACCTATCTGATCATGGCCGGGCTGATGGGCATCGGTGTGGTTACGACGACCCTGGTCATCCGCGAACCCGAGGTCTCCCAGGGCCTCGTCTCCCAAGGTGTGCGCGAGCACTTGCGGTTGGTGCTGATCTTTGGGGCAGCGATCGCCGCCTTTGCCAGCGGATTTTGGGGTGGCGGGATATTGCTCGATGGGATCAGGCCCGCCTTCGCTGTCCCATGGCTGGTCGGTGTCGCCTTTGAGGGGTTGCGCCTGCTTGCCGGTTTGAGCAGCGCGCTTTTGGCTGCCTGGCTCTTGGTGCGAGTGGGGGTGGCCGAGCGATCTATGCTCAAGCGCATCTGGATCGCGCCGGTCTTGGATTTCTTTAGGCGCTATGGCCTCAAAACTGCCCTGCTGCTCTTGGCCTTGATCGGACTGTATCGCATCTCGGACATCTTGCTTGGCGTCATCGCCAATGTCTTTTATCAAGATCTGGGGTTCAGCAAGCCGCAGATCGCGACCGCGGTCAAGACCTTCGGGGTCTTCGTCGGGATCGCCGGCGGGGTATTGGGGGGGATCCTGGCTGCGCGCTATGGAGTCTGGCGGATCCTGATGGCCGGCGCGATCCTGTCGGCAGCGACCAATTTGATCTTCATCGCCCTGGCCCAGATGGGCCCGGAGCTTGGGTTGTTATATCTCGCCGTGGGCGCGGACAATCTGGCGGGGGGGCTCGCCGGCGCTGCCTTTGTCGCCTTTTTGTCCAGCCTGACCAATGTCTCGTTTACCGCGATGCAATATGCCATCTTCAGCTCGCTGATGACCTTCATCCCCAAGCTCATCGGCGGCTATACCGGCGCCATGGTCGATGGGCTGGGGTATCCGGCCTTCTTTGTTTTTACCGCGCTTGCGGGGTTACCCGTCATCGCCCTGATCTGGGGGGCGGGACGTCTGCTCGCGACCAAATAG
- the clpS gene encoding ATP-dependent Clp protease adapter ClpS: MSNRRLGEERESGLGVQEARPKLRRPPFYKVFLLNDDYTPMDFVVEVLETFFGMSRERATQVMLHVHTRGVGVCGVFTKEIAETKVAQVNDYARGHQHPLLCTMEEA, from the coding sequence ATGAGCAATCGGCGACTCGGCGAGGAGCGCGAATCGGGTCTGGGGGTGCAGGAGGCACGTCCCAAGCTGCGCCGCCCGCCTTTTTATAAGGTGTTTTTGTTGAATGATGACTACACCCCCATGGATTTCGTCGTCGAGGTCCTTGAGACCTTTTTTGGGATGAGCCGGGAACGGGCGACCCAGGTCATGCTGCATGTGCACACCCGGGGGGTTGGGGTCTGCGGTGTCTTTACCAAAGAGATCGCGGAGACGAAGGTGGCGCAGGTCAACGACTATGCGCGCGGCCACCAGCATCCCCTGCTCTGTACCATGGAAGAGGCCTAG
- a CDS encoding metallophosphoesterase family protein — protein sequence MKVIVFSDVQGNLPAFEAAIELILGWGPDLVIMAGDLINRGPSSLACLERFDTLRGAHGWLPVRGNHEVWVQRCGREPPRNGLEAEMRRFADWTYQQIQPRLDALQGWPDHLCFHAATEQSWVHVTHGTMLSNREGITADLPDETLRGTLPPDLALFVTAHTHRPLARVLDGLPILNVGSVGSPFDGDPRGSLAQLSFSRGAWQWEIRRFAYDRTQAERDFWDLGFIDQGGPIARILFEEWRQARLLMPLWRRDFEPAVLDGALALEPAVDTFLATLA from the coding sequence ATGAAGGTCATCGTCTTTTCAGATGTCCAGGGCAATCTGCCAGCGTTTGAGGCAGCCATCGAGTTGATCCTCGGCTGGGGCCCGGACCTGGTGATCATGGCCGGCGATCTGATCAATCGCGGACCTAGCAGCCTGGCCTGTCTCGAACGCTTCGACACCCTGCGAGGCGCGCACGGCTGGTTGCCGGTCCGCGGCAATCACGAGGTTTGGGTCCAGCGCTGTGGACGCGAGCCGCCCCGCAATGGGCTCGAGGCCGAGATGCGCCGTTTCGCCGACTGGACCTATCAACAGATCCAACCGCGGCTCGATGCCCTGCAAGGCTGGCCGGATCATCTGTGTTTCCATGCCGCCACTGAGCAGAGCTGGGTACATGTCACGCACGGCACCATGCTCAGCAATCGCGAGGGGATCACCGCCGATCTGCCGGACGAGACGCTGCGCGGGACCCTGCCGCCTGACCTGGCGCTCTTCGTCACCGCTCATACCCATCGCCCCTTGGCGCGGGTGCTCGACGGGCTTCCCATCCTCAATGTCGGCTCGGTCGGCTCGCCCTTCGATGGCGATCCGCGCGGAAGCCTGGCCCAGCTCAGCTTTAGCCGCGGTGCCTGGCAATGGGAGATCCGGCGCTTTGCCTATGACCGCACCCAGGCCGAGCGCGATTTCTGGGACCTCGGGTTCATCGACCAGGGCGGTCCCATCGCGCGCATCCTGTTCGAAGAATGGCGGCAAGCGCGGTTGTTGATGCCCTTATGGCGGCGCGATTTCGAACCGGCGGTCCTAGACGGCGCATTGGCCCTGGAACCGGCGGTCGATACATTCTTGGCGACCCTTGCATGA
- a CDS encoding cold-shock protein: protein MVTGVVKWFNNAKGYGFVQPDGLDEDVFVHFSAIEMEGYKTLREGQKVEFELSEGPKGLHAVHVHRLTDSIPAR from the coding sequence ATGGTGACGGGAGTGGTGAAGTGGTTTAACAATGCCAAGGGCTATGGGTTCGTGCAACCCGATGGTCTGGATGAAGACGTCTTCGTCCATTTCTCGGCGATCGAGATGGAGGGCTATAAGACCTTGCGCGAAGGGCAAAAGGTCGAGTTCGAGCTCAGTGAAGGGCCCAAGGGTCTACATGCCGTCCATGTCCATCGGCTGACTGACTCTATACCTGCGCGTTGA
- a CDS encoding MTH1187 family thiamine-binding protein, translating into MSVILDLSLFPLDQGVSLSRFVAPVIAMIQETGLPHHLSPMGTQVETETLPEALALIERAQTILADMGAKRVYAVAKFDIREGPPGRLTSKIESVRARLDAPPADGP; encoded by the coding sequence ATGTCCGTGATCCTTGACCTAAGCCTCTTTCCCCTCGATCAGGGCGTCAGCCTCAGCCGCTTTGTCGCACCTGTGATCGCGATGATCCAGGAGACCGGCCTTCCCCATCATCTCTCGCCGATGGGCACTCAAGTGGAGACCGAGACCCTCCCCGAAGCCCTTGCCCTGATCGAGCGGGCCCAAACGATCCTAGCCGACATGGGCGCCAAACGGGTCTATGCCGTGGCCAAGTTCGACATCCGCGAGGGACCTCCGGGCCGATTGACCAGCAAGATCGAGTCAGTGCGCGCTCGGCTCGATGCACCGCCTGCGGATGGCCCATGA
- the icd gene encoding NADP-dependent isocitrate dehydrogenase — protein sequence MHYAKIQVPTQGEPIQVAADGSLAVPDRPIIPFIEGDGIGIDITPVMRRVVDAAVEKAYDGQRQIQWMEVYAGEKATRVYGPDVWLPDETLDAVKRFLASIKGPLTTPVGGGIRSLNVTLRQELDLYVCLRPVRYFKGTPSPLKEPEHTDMVIFRENSEDIYAGIEWPAGSEGARKVIDFLQREMGVTKIRFPQTSGIGVKPVSQEGTERLVRKAIQYAIDNDRASVTLVHKGNIMKFTEGAFRDWGYALAKREFGATEIDGSPWCAFKNPKTGREIVIKDAIADAFLQQILLRPKDYDVIATLNLNGDYISDALAAQVGGIGMAPGANLSDTVAMFEATHGTAPKYAGKDQVNPGSLILSAEMMLRHLGWVEAADLIIQGMEGAIAAKTVTYDLHRLMEGATKLSCSEFGSAVIAQMPS from the coding sequence ATGCACTACGCCAAGATCCAGGTCCCAACCCAAGGAGAACCCATCCAGGTCGCTGCAGACGGCTCGCTTGCGGTCCCAGACCGCCCGATCATCCCTTTCATCGAGGGCGACGGCATCGGCATCGACATCACCCCTGTCATGCGCCGCGTGGTCGATGCCGCGGTCGAGAAGGCCTACGACGGCCAGCGCCAGATCCAGTGGATGGAGGTCTATGCTGGGGAAAAGGCGACCCGCGTCTATGGCCCGGATGTCTGGCTGCCCGATGAGACACTGGATGCCGTCAAGCGCTTCCTGGCCTCGATCAAGGGACCGCTTACCACCCCGGTCGGCGGCGGGATCCGCTCGCTCAATGTCACCCTGCGCCAGGAGCTGGATCTCTATGTCTGTCTCAGGCCAGTGCGCTACTTCAAGGGAACGCCGAGCCCACTGAAGGAGCCCGAGCATACCGACATGGTGATCTTTCGCGAAAACTCCGAAGACATCTATGCCGGGATCGAATGGCCGGCAGGCTCAGAGGGGGCACGCAAGGTCATCGACTTTTTGCAGCGCGAGATGGGGGTAACCAAGATCCGTTTCCCCCAAACCTCCGGCATTGGGGTGAAGCCGGTCTCGCAAGAGGGAACCGAGCGCCTGGTGCGCAAGGCGATCCAGTATGCCATCGACAATGATCGCGCCTCGGTGACCCTGGTGCATAAGGGCAACATCATGAAGTTCACCGAGGGGGCCTTCCGCGACTGGGGCTATGCCCTGGCCAAACGCGAGTTTGGGGCGACCGAGATCGACGGCAGTCCTTGGTGCGCCTTCAAGAATCCCAAGACCGGGCGCGAGATCGTCATCAAGGACGCCATCGCCGATGCCTTCTTGCAGCAGATCCTACTGCGCCCCAAGGACTATGATGTGATCGCCACCCTCAACCTCAACGGCGACTATATCTCGGATGCACTGGCCGCCCAGGTGGGGGGGATCGGCATGGCACCGGGTGCCAATCTCTCGGATACCGTGGCGATGTTTGAGGCCACCCACGGCACGGCACCGAAATATGCCGGCAAGGACCAGGTCAATCCCGGGTCATTGATCCTGTCTGCCGAAATGATGCTGCGTCACCTGGGTTGGGTCGAGGCCGCTGATCTGATCATTCAGGGTATGGAGGGGGCCATCGCCGCCAAAACCGTGACCTATGACCTGCATCGGCTCATGGAGGGGGCAACTAAGCTGAGTTGTTCGGAATTTGGATCGGCGGTGATTGCCCAGATGCCGTCATAA
- a CDS encoding NupC/NupG family nucleoside CNT transporter, with product MTSLQPLLGLAVLLAVAWLLSENRRGVRWRLVLAGIGLQFILALTLLKLPGVKDAFLILNQAVLALQTATQAGTELVFGYLGGGAAPFETRYPHNSFVLAFRALPLILVISALSALLFHWRVLPVIVRAFAWLLRHTLGTGGPLGLAAAANVFVGMTEAPLLIRPYVPHLSRAALFGVMACGMATIAGTVMVLYASLLKDSVPDALGHILTASLINAPGALVIAGILIPEPQGQAPEPLARIERTAHSAMDAIARGTLEAIPLWLNIIAMLIVMVTLVSLVNQALGLLPAVGGEPVTAQRLLGWVIAPVMWLIGIPWSEAKIAGALMGIKTVLNELVAYLELAKLGPEVLSERSRIILIYALCGFANLGSLGILIGGLGALAPERRPEIVALGLKSILAGTLATLLTGAIVAVLL from the coding sequence ATGACCAGCCTGCAACCCCTACTCGGGCTAGCCGTTCTCCTGGCCGTCGCCTGGCTATTGAGCGAAAACCGCCGCGGCGTGCGCTGGCGCCTGGTGCTGGCGGGGATCGGGCTGCAATTCATCCTGGCCTTGACGCTGCTCAAGCTCCCAGGGGTCAAGGACGCCTTTCTCATCCTCAACCAAGCAGTGCTCGCCCTCCAGACCGCGACCCAGGCGGGTACCGAGCTGGTGTTCGGCTATCTGGGCGGCGGGGCTGCACCCTTCGAGACCCGCTATCCGCACAACAGCTTTGTCTTGGCCTTCCGCGCCCTGCCCCTGATCCTGGTGATCAGCGCCCTCTCGGCCCTGTTGTTCCATTGGCGGGTCCTGCCGGTCATCGTGCGCGCCTTCGCCTGGCTGCTGCGCCACACCCTGGGGACGGGTGGACCCCTGGGACTGGCAGCCGCCGCCAATGTCTTCGTCGGCATGACCGAGGCGCCGCTGTTGATCCGCCCTTATGTGCCTCATCTCTCGCGCGCTGCCCTCTTCGGGGTCATGGCCTGCGGCATGGCAACCATCGCCGGCACCGTGATGGTGCTCTATGCCAGCCTGCTCAAGGACAGCGTCCCCGATGCCCTGGGCCATATCCTGACCGCCTCCCTGATCAATGCGCCTGGGGCCCTGGTCATCGCCGGCATCCTCATCCCCGAACCCCAAGGACAGGCGCCTGAACCCCTTGCACGCATCGAACGCACGGCACACAGCGCCATGGATGCCATCGCGCGCGGCACCCTTGAGGCGATCCCGCTGTGGCTCAATATCATCGCCATGCTGATTGTCATGGTGACCTTGGTCAGCCTGGTCAACCAGGCATTGGGCCTCTTGCCAGCAGTGGGCGGCGAGCCAGTGACGGCACAGCGTCTGCTTGGCTGGGTGATCGCGCCGGTCATGTGGCTGATCGGCATCCCCTGGTCCGAGGCCAAGATCGCCGGTGCGCTCATGGGGATCAAGACCGTCCTCAACGAGCTGGTCGCCTATCTGGAGCTCGCCAAGCTGGGCCCAGAGGTCTTGAGCGAGCGCAGCCGGATCATCCTGATCTATGCACTGTGCGGTTTTGCCAATCTCGGGAGTCTGGGGATCTTGATCGGCGGGCTGGGGGCGCTCGCCCCCGAGCGTCGCCCCGAGATCGTCGCCTTGGGATTGAAATCGATCCTCGCCGGCACGCTCGCCACCTTGCTGACGGGGGCGATCGTGGCGGTTTTGCTCTAG
- the hslO gene encoding Hsp33 family molecular chaperone HslO has translation MNDSDILARFVFEQAGIRGNLVHLDASWRAVQQIHPYPGPVAERLGEALAAVALLAATIKFNGSLILQVQGSGPIRTLVAQSTHACTLRGLARWEGEIPAGGDLAAQFGSGHLVLTIDQGRGQPYQGVVPLLGIGFSESLAHYFAHSEQIPTRFWLAATAERAAGLLLQRLPEGGASDEDWQRLGLLSATLTPAELIKLPTETLLHRLFHEERIRLFEPEPVAFRCSCSRTRIAEMLRLLDADEVRAVLAEQGAVEIICEFCNRQYRFDPVDIHQLLAGMPHHEPPAIHQ, from the coding sequence ATGAACGATTCGGACATCCTGGCGCGATTCGTGTTTGAACAGGCGGGCATCCGCGGCAATCTGGTGCATCTGGATGCAAGCTGGCGCGCAGTCCAACAGATCCATCCCTATCCTGGACCAGTGGCCGAACGTCTGGGCGAGGCGCTGGCGGCGGTTGCCTTGCTCGCGGCCACCATCAAGTTCAATGGCTCCTTGATCCTCCAGGTCCAGGGCTCGGGTCCCATCCGCACCCTGGTCGCCCAGTCCACCCACGCCTGCACCCTGCGCGGCTTGGCGCGCTGGGAGGGCGAGATCCCCGCTGGCGGTGACCTGGCGGCTCAGTTCGGGAGCGGACACCTGGTACTCACCATCGATCAGGGCCGCGGCCAGCCCTACCAGGGCGTGGTGCCCCTGCTGGGGATAGGATTCAGCGAATCCCTTGCCCATTATTTCGCCCATTCCGAACAGATCCCCACCCGTTTCTGGCTTGCCGCCACTGCCGAACGCGCTGCTGGATTGCTCTTGCAGCGCCTACCCGAGGGCGGGGCGAGCGATGAGGACTGGCAGCGCTTGGGGCTTCTCAGCGCTACCCTCACGCCTGCCGAGCTGATCAAGCTACCCACCGAGACCCTGCTCCACCGGCTCTTTCATGAAGAGAGGATAAGGCTGTTTGAGCCCGAGCCGGTTGCATTCCGCTGTAGCTGCTCGCGTACCCGGATCGCCGAGATGCTTCGCCTGCTCGATGCCGATGAGGTTCGAGCGGTGCTCGCCGAACAGGGGGCTGTCGAGATCATCTGCGAGTTTTGCAACCGGCAGTATCGCTTTGACCCCGTGGATATCCATCAGCTCCTTGCCGGCATGCCCCATCATGAACCGCCGGCGATCCACCAATGA